One genomic region from Plasmodium berghei ANKA genome assembly, chromosome: 4 encodes:
- a CDS encoding prefoldin subunit 4, putative yields MADVKDSKYDLGLDMTIDDQKKIGKFTNLHYKQSLYQQKIKLMEEKISNIDSAIDEVSLVFDPNDVMLGIGDCFFCFDTEYVEESLEKSKNEEKVNLNKLECEYKNIIDEKQKLKTELYAKFGNRIDLN; encoded by the exons atgGCTGATGTTAAAGATTCAAAATATGATTTAGGTTTAGATATGACCATAGATGATCAAAAGAAAATTGGAAAATTCACGAATTTACATTATAAGCAGTCCCTTTAtcaacaaaaaataaaattaatggAAGAAAAAATTTCAAACATTGATTCTGCTATAGACGAAGTTTCGCTTGTATTCGATCCTAATGATGTTATGCTAGGCATAg GTGACTGCTTTTTCTGCTTTGACACAGAATATGTAGAAGAAAGTTTAGAAAAATccaaaaatgaagaaaaagtaaatttaaataaattagaatgtgaatacaaaaatataattgatgaaaaacaaaaactaAAAACTGAGTTATATGCAAAATTTGGAAATAGAATTGATCTTAATTAA
- a CDS encoding signal peptidase complex subunit 3, putative, whose translation MDSLLNRINVIFYSMALCFVTLCLFNYGTSFYLFDENSIVTDVKVKSVKRLVYNKYINGDEAVLSLDLSYDMTKAFNWNLKQLFVYVLVTYKTPEKAENEVIIQDYIINNKKSAKKTYKNFITKYSLKDYYNGLRNNLINIQVCYKYMPLIGLSRTYHGAKTSYMMPDEYFDAMPAKYPLYYPDK comes from the coding sequence atggataGCCTTTTAAATAGAATaaatgtaattttttattcgaTGGCATTATGCTTTGTTACCCTGTGTCTTTTTAATTATGGAacatcattttatttatttgatgaaaatagtATAGTAACTGATGTAAAAGTGAAAAGTGTAAAAAGATTagtttataataaatatataaacgGTGATGAAGCAGTATTATCTTTAGATTTATCATATGATATGACAAAAGCCTTTAATTGGAATTTAAAACAGTTATTTGTATATGTATTAGTAACATATAAAACTCCTGAAAAAGCCGAAAATGAAGTTATCATACAAGactatattataaataacaaaaaaagtgCAAAAAAAACGTATAAAAATTTCATTACAAAATATTCCCTTAAAGATTATTATAATGGATtaagaaataatttaataaatatacaagtatgttataaatatatgccATTAATCGGATTATCACGAACTTATCACGGGGCAAAAACGTCATATATGATGCCTGATGAATATTTTGATGCGATGCCAGCTAAATATCCATTATATTATCCTGACAAATAA
- a CDS encoding ubiquitin specific protease, putative — protein sequence MIKSENIPIDNINYNLKIEENDDDNKKPKKVCELINCNDKNMINYIYKDIVSEENEYDLPNINKFNNYNNEDNTNYDINKDKTIMNILDMNKRVQIHNNMNKSDANYEIYIEENNGVITELINPEISKKESLHNIVPRPQTYNNNKKENLTKTKLEIPETHLKNSKNTILIKKTNQKLYPTQENILNEINKGNNVNNGYEQTTLNNKILENTPQGNTEILDENQIIYNSKKNDKKVETDLFLNDENNYLHIFKNYKTYQILKVLNIIAKEHIYTKSYHSDNYAKKFGKTSNIKLNDLISYNDLGINNEQIQINIMENEDDPKDNIIDNYKISNNRMPILKSMNKNEKLIYLSLLKNVDKHILQSINKNIFFLKRIQQYFYRKYIHIKFPNDLDNYYYFINMDWFNKLKKFVFTDSGEFPGEITNYKLYNNENINAMNFEYITNIENFKPDLKEGRDYICINKYMWRFLYYTFKGAPCIKRNSNNIYDKFVPISNNDIPNNNIIYSLESQYIDKLFSLFNYFHDDTINIENTSQNENQIKTKKYFADSYHDLLIYYKLANENPNTTIHYNNKEENHFEKKNLDSIKKKPIDNIPPIISNNSNKELSPPKNNITNKTAIHEFSLNSGNQGRAPNTEVANRNNFKCPQRKGSERANNSDNQNNRSQNNTNQNNRSQNNTNKNNGGQNNASQNNGDQNEGDKNRDDKNSDNQNRNNSDTSQSNSNDESVRKKEMHMNIANQNKRGKPKYGPNKTNNPEIGNMKRECSDGNDTKSTSIEYNDRANNNPLKKNANFKGHKNIENKMNPQNGTLNSNNDTNQNYLALHNTSSKKNSIAYHSSNGNDIYKSCEEYNNGVTSSNGYVTTTETDSKGTIENILKNNFNKKKHQTNANSSSCTNMSSTNSSCSYNSEHNKSEKSGRNYSPRINKQVSENDANNIMNHPEKENIQKDKQNNNMNKNISKKNNTTITYKSICSSDSSNVANSSSYQTKSSNSSNFSIRGQSSSNFNSDTCKMNKKNSMEENKQNENVNSILKIEHPAGIINYSTTCYVNVVMQCLSVFRIFIYTLHNYVTSKFKDFNASSDDSNSKNNSIVNKNFFTNSIPFNLFGNNNKNNNELLLVSLSNKLFELSKMHNTSKVIEINRFLNLLNQKYSYLFECNEQQDCHEFLLLVFDYIHNMMKIVDESVDKNNQIDYYLKKEQSIISDQFLGLIEEKITCSNCEYVNCIYQPIYNLSVNFFKKNTENNLNDNLIEYFKKEEVNSTCEKCKSTKMYRCSYVYKQPKILIVHLIRLLEDGSKIDKPIKFDISNFNIQNVLKKENDNFIEPPKNYDLCGVIVHRGLNSNYGHYICYTKRVHSNGKTVWYKFDDSLVRMVDIKEVASAKAYCLFYESK from the exons atgattaAAAGCGAAAACATTCCAATTGATAACATTAactataatttaaaaattgaagaaaacgatgatgataataaaaagccTAAAAAGGTATgtgaattaataaattgtaatgacaaaaatatgattaattatatatataaagatataGTTTCTGAGgaaaatgaatatgatCTGccaaatataaacaaatttaacaactataataatgaagataatacaaattatgatataaataaagacaAAACAATTATGAACATACTTGATATGAATAAAAGGGTACAAATTCacaataatatgaataaatcCGATGCTAATTATGAAATTTAtatagaagaaaataatggTGTTATAACTGAATTAATTAACCCTGAAATATCGAAGAAAGAATCACTTCATAATATTGTTCCTCGACCTcaaacatataataataacaaaaaagaaaatttaacTAAAACTAAATTAGAAATACCAGAGACACATTtgaaaaattcaaaaaatactatattaataaaaaaaacgaatcAAAAATTATACCCAACTCAAGAAAacatattaaatgaaataaataaaggcAACAATGTAAATAATGGCTATGAACAAACAAccttaaataataaaatattagaaaatACTCCACAAGGAAATACTGAAATTTTGGAtgaaaatcaaataatatataactcaaaaaaaaatgataaaaaagtagaaactgatttatttttaaatgacgaaaataattatttacacatttttaaaaattacaaaacatatcaaatattaaaagtaTTGAATATTATTGCCAAagaacatatatataccaaAAGTTATCATTCAGATAATTATGCCAAGAAATTTGGAAAAAcatcaaatataaaattgaacGATTTAATAAGCTACAATGATCTAGGTATAAACAATGAacaaatacaaataaatatcatgGAAAATGAAGATGACCCTAAGGACAACATTATTGATAACTATAAAATCAGTAATAATAGGATGCCGATTTTAAAATCGATGaacaaaaatgaaaaattaatatacttatcacttttgaaaaatgtagataaacatattttacaaagtattaataaaaatattttttttttaaaaagaataCAACAATATTtctatagaaaatatattcacatTAAATTTCCAAATGATTTggataattattattattttataaatatggatTGGTTTAataaacttaaaaaatttgtgTTTACTGATTCTGGAGAATTTCCAGGTGAAAtcacaaattataaattatataacaatGAAAACATTAATGCAATgaattttgaatatatcaCAAATATAGAAAACTTTAAACCTGATTTAAAAGAAGGTAGagattatatatgtattaacaaatatatgtgGAGGTtcttatattatacatttaaGGGTGCCCCATGTATTAAAcgaaatagtaataatatctatgataaatttgtacctatatcaaataatgatatacctaataataatattatttattcattagAATCACAATACAtagataaattattttcattatttaattacTTTCATGATGAtactataaatatagaaaatactTCACAAAAcgaaaatcaaataaaaacaaaaaaatactttGCTGATTCTTATCACGaccttttaatatattataaattagcAAATGAAAATCCTAATACAACTattcattataataataaagaagaaaatcattttgaaaaaaaaaaccttgattcaataaaaaaaaaacctATTGATAATATACCACCCATTATATCcaataattcaaataaagaGTTGAGCCccccaaaaaataatataaccAATAAAACTGCCATCCATGAATTCTCCTTAAATTCGGGTAATCAAGGTAGAGCACCTAATACAGAAGTAGCaaatagaaataatttCAAATGCCCTCAAAGAAAGGGTTCAGAGAGAGCTAATAACAGCGATAACCAAAATAATCGCAGTCAAAATAACACTAACCAAAATAATCGTAGTCAAAATAACactaacaaaaataatggCGGTCAAAATAACGCTAGCCAAAATAATGGTGATCAAAATGAAGGTGACAAAAACCGAGACGATAAAAATAGTGATAATCAAAACAGAAATAATAGTGACACCAGTCAATCTAACAGTAACGATGAAAGCGTAAGAAAAAAGGAGATGCATATGAATATTGcgaatcaaaataaaagagGTAAACCAAAATATGGCCCAAACAAAACTAATAACCCCGAAATTGGAAATATGAAAAGAGAATGCTCTGATGGAAATGACACCAAAAGTACTAGCATTGAATATAATGATCGTGCTAATAATAATCCCCTCAAAAAAAACGCCAATTTTAAAGgccataaaaatatagaaaataaaatgaaccCCCAAAATGGAACATTAAATAGTAACAATGATACtaatcaaaattatttggcACTTCATAATACatcatcaaaaaaaaattctatTGCTTATCATTCATCAAATGGAaatgatatttataaatcgtgtgaagaatataataatggtGTTACATCAAGTAATGGATATGTTACTACAACTGAAACAGATTCTAAAGGAACGATAGAAAATATCTTGAAAAATAActtcaataaaaaaaaacatcaAACTAACGCCAACAGTAGTAGTTGTACTAATATGAGCAGTACCAATAGCAGTTGTAGTTATAACAGTGAACATAATAAATCGGAGAAAAGTGGCAGGAATTATTCGCcaagaataaataaacaagtTAGTGAAAACGACGCCAATAATATCATGAATCATCctgaaaaagaaaatatacaaaaagataaacaaaataataatatgaataaaaatatatcaaaaaaaaataatacaacgATAACCTACAAAAGCATTTGTTCTAGTGACAGTAGTAATGTTGCCAATAGCAGTAGCTATCAAACGAAAAGTAGCAATAGTAGCAATTTTAGTATACGTGGCCAAAGTTCTTCTAATTTTAATAGTGATACTTGTAAAATGAATAAGAAAAATTCAATGgaagaaaataaacaaaatgaaaatgtaaatagtatattaaaaatagaaCACCCAGCTGGTATTATAAATTACTCTACTACTTGCTATGTTAATGTAGTTATGCAATGCTTATCAGTTTTTcgcatatttatatacacattACACAATTATGTAACAAGTAAATTTAAGGATTTCAATGCATCAAGTGATGATAGtaatagtaaaaataacTCAATTGTTaacaaaaatttttttacaaattctataccttttaatttgtttggaaataataataaaaataataatgaactTTTACTTGTATCActttcaaataaattatttgaattaagTAAAATGCATAATACCTCCAAAGTAATAGAAATTAATagatttttaaatttattaaatcaaaaatattcttatttatttgaatgcAATGAACAACAAGATTGCCATGAGTTCCTTTTATTAGTTTTtgattatattcataatatgatgaaaatagtTGATGAATCggttgataaaaataatcaaatcGATTATTATCTAAAAAAAGAGCAATCGATTATATCAGATCAATTCTTAGGCTTaattgaagaaaaaattacatgTTCTAATTGTGAATATGTCAATTGTATATATCAGcctatttataatttaagtgttaatttttttaaaaaaaatacagaaaataatttaaatgacAATCTtattgaatattttaaaaaagaagaagTTAATTCTACTTGTGAAAAATGTAAATCAACAAAAATGTATAGATGCTCTTATGTATACAAACAACCAAAAATTCTAATTGTTCATTTAATTCGATTGTTAGAAGATGGATCGAAAATAGACAAACCCATCAAATTTGATATCTCCAATTTTAACATCCAAAATGTATTAAAGAAGGAAAACGATAATTTTATTGAACCgccaaaaaattatgaccTATGTGGTGTTATTGTTCATAGGGGACTCAATTCGAATTATGGCCATTATATATGCTACACTAAAAGAGTACATTCCAATGGAAAGACAGtg TGGTATAAATTTGATGACAGCCTAGTGCGAATGGTCGATATTAAAGAAGTGGCATCAGCCAAAGCATATTGTCTTTTTTACGAAAgcaaataa